The Pygocentrus nattereri isolate fPygNat1 chromosome 12, fPygNat1.pri, whole genome shotgun sequence genome includes the window TAATAACTGCTTAATAAAATTACCTCTGATAGACCTCTCCAATCGAACTGACCCCGAAGACTTTTCCATCCGTGGAAACCTCAATCATGGAAAGACCTCCAGATATCTGCTCCCAGTTTAAGGAGCCAGCACAAGTCGTTGGAGTCACATCCTGAAATAAAGCAGACTCAGACTGAAAATTAGGTAGGAAGCATGGTAGAGGCTAATAAAAGATATAAGATAACAGTAGCAAACATGttaaaaaagacttttaaacATCGCTGAAATAAAAGTACAATCAATAGTGTAACAACAATTTTGAAACAACAGATTGGGAGGTTCTCCGTGACCCACATGGTGAGGATGTTGGTGGTCTCACTGATTGCATCACAGACTACATAAATTTCTGTGTGGAGAACACCCTACCCACCAAGACTGTACGGTGTTTTTCCAATAACAAGCCCTGGGTTACCCCAGATCTGAAGGCCCTTCtggaagaaaagaagagggCATTTAGGTCtggaaacaaagagaaaatgaggaGAGTACAGAAGGAGCTGTGGAGGAAAATCGGGGAGGGCAAAGACCAGTACAGGAAGAGAACTGAAGGCCAGCTTCAACAGAACAATGCAATTGGAGTTTGGAGGGGTCTTAAAACCATCTCAGGTTTTAATGAGTCCAACAGGCAGCCTGTAGGAAACCTGCAATGGGCACATGACCTCAATTCCTTCTTCAACAGATTTGACTCTGCCATCATTGGCTGCTTTTCAGGCGATGATGAAAGGGAATACAGAGTATTTACAAGGAATTTTGTGGACTGGTGCCAGCAGAACTGCCTCCGGATCAACACGGCTAAAACCAAAgagctggtggtggatttccacaGGAAACTTGCCTCACATTCGACCCAGGAAGCCGAGCTGACGAATGGAGAGGCAGAGCAGAAAGAGCtgggagagagaacgagagctcGAGCAAGCTACAGAGTACGAGTCTGGATGGTTTATTTTAAGATAATTTATGTGAATTTGAGCCAAAACAATATGGAACCACCACCTTTGGTGCATCAACCCCGGATTCAGAAGCACAAAATGCCACTTGTCAACCCCCCCTTGCTTAAGAACAGTTATATTCTCGTCACACCCTATATGCTGTTTAATGGGCAAATATTCATGAAGTACATTATCTGTTGTATCTTCAGCTGTGTCTGTAGATCACCTTCATAATGTAGATGTTGTCTGCACCGTTTACTCCCCAGCAGCTGTACGGCCCACAGCTGTAGTACTTCAGCTTTCCTGGGATATTTATCCAGGAAGATCCCCCAGTAAGGCAGAAGATATCATCATTCATGTTGACGCCTGCTGGAGAGATCATTCCTCCAGCATCCACCTGTTTCAGCAGGCCTGGGAAACAAAAGCAGGCAAAGATCAAAAATGTAGTATGGGGGCAGAATTTCAAACAATTGACTGGGACACATTCCCAATCGGACTGGGACACCCAGCGAGACCTCAGAAACACATGTACAACAACCGGCACCAGATACCCAAAGTGCTTTAACACATCTCTAACACCAAAACTTAAACGTGGCTTGCTCAGCTTTTTACCTTAACGAGACagactccctctttctcatcctttttcttttgtttctctccAGCCTGCATGCCAGCATAATCTCTCTCACGCTGGACAGATCCAGTCTTTAAAGCATTCATGCTTTATGATGATTTGACCTTATACACAGACTGAGGTAGTTTGTATATTGTCAAGTTTGTTTAGCCCCAAGTTCTGAAAAAACTGGCAAGGGGACCTCAGGAGGAAAAAGTTTGAATACTTCTGCTCTACAGGGAGCAAACCTAAATTTgagtgcacagtttctgtttatctgctgagaTTAACTTTAACATACTGGATATAAGTAAGCAGTATAAAATGTCAAAgattttgcacagaccacattttatattttccatATGCATCTTGTGTACACGAACACACAGGATGCTTATGGTCTCAATCCTGCCACATTGGCTCCTTTGCAGCTTCTACAGGTCCACACTGGGCAGCATCCTGACCAGCTGCTTCACAGGCTGGTACAGCAGCTCCACTGCTGCACAAGGGAAAGTCCTAGTTTCCAAGCTTGAGTCGTTAAACTGGCCACAGCCACAGTCCCGCCAGATCACGAACACAAACCCTGCTCAAACTATATACACAGTATCAGACTCTCTCCATGTTCCTGCTGCCTGAGTTTACTTGGACTGAGCACTTGAGCAAACTTTCAGGACATCATTTACTGAACATTGaactctcattcacacactggGCTGGAGGCTATTTGTTGATATTTGCTGGCTCTCAAGTAAGAGCAGCTCACCTGGAAAAATAACCCAATGTCCTCCTACAAGTTTGTAGATGTAATTGTTGGAATCGACTCCCCAGACGCCAGCAGGTCCCACACTGACGTGCTTCAGAGATCCAGGAACCTGGATCCAGCCAGTGCTGTACAGTGTGTAGATCTGATTATTGGAGCTGACCCCAAACACTTGACCGTTCccaacatcaagctgcttcaggcTACCTGGAACCACCCTGCACTCTAAAGCTgtgaggacagacagacagacagacagacagacagacagacagaaaaacagagatatTACAGAAGCAATTCACATAAATCAGCCAACACAAATAAAGATGAACAAACTATGTCTATATATAAAGGTGATGTAATTGCATTGCCTTTgcaaaatcaatgaaaaaattgatcatttatttaacaaaaaaatgaaaaaagatgcCAACTTTTCCTGAGGAAAAGGTAAGAAACCCTGTACCCTAATAGATGGTATTTCCCCCTTTGACTGAAAAACCTCAATTAGACGTGTCCTATACTAGTTCTATCCTTTCCTATGCGTCTACGAGTCTCTGGCATTGACAGAAATTTTTCCCACTTCCCAGTGCGGAACTCTTTCAGCTCTCCATTTCTTTTTGAGCCTACCTTTGTGGATTTACTGCAGTGTTTTGAGGCATCGTCATGTTGCACATTTAACCTCTGCTTTACCTCTAATATTTGTACAGACAGTTTCATATTTTCCTCAAAGCAGCAAAGAATTCAAAATGAATTCTATGATGGAGAGCTTGCTATGCCATGCTGCAGCAAGGCAGCCCCAAGCCGTGACACTTCCACTGCCATGCTTCACAGCTGGCATGAGGTCCTTGTGCTCAAACGTTGAATCCATCTGTCCAAAGCACAATGATCCAGAGGTCCTGGTCTTTGTCtaggtgttctctggcaaagtTTAGTCTTGCTCCAAGATTGAAACAGCAAGAGGTTCCTCCTTGCACACTTCCCATGAAAATCAAACTTGGTAGATTCTGTGGTAGATTTAAGCACTTTAGTATCTGCTATGGTACCTCATGCCTGTAGGTCTTGTGTTGTCATTTCAGGATTGTTGGACATTTCTTTATGCATCTTGCGATCTGCTCTTGGCCTGAACTTGATAGGATGACCTGACCTGGATATGATGGTTGTTGTTTTAAATGTCCTTCACTTGTAAATTTTCACTTGTTTCCGGACAGTGGAAATTCTGATTTCCGCTGTCTTGACATCTGATTTACATTGACAACCTTCTTTCTGAAGGCGTCTCGCCAGGGTCTGAGCTTTCAATAAGACAATCTCCTCCAAAATCCTCTCTGATAATGTTCTaatcatgtgcagctgctgtgATGCACCTGATTCTAATTTAAGGCATTTTAAGTAGTAATACATGTGGGGTGTCTTAACTTTTTACTCACAAGAAAATTGTGTTTCcgttaaatatattttacaaataagaagaaaaaaaccatTTTTATCTGTTTCATTATCTTATCTTCATCTCTTAATGTTGCTAAAATGCAGATCAAATGTCcaagcatttatttttcaaatggtTTTATTATGAATATATCTCAAATGTTCTAAATGTCTgtgtctaaaacatttttttgcttGATAAAAATGTGTGGATTTATGTATTGTGAATATATTGTATAGCACAAAGAAATCTGTCTGAATGTTCATCCCTTACTGTATACGTTCATTTTAAAGAGAGCCATATACTCACCCAGAGAGGTGAAGCAAAAGCTGAGGAGGACGAAGACGACTGCTGTTCTCTCCATGGCCTTCggtcagtgtcagtgtttgtcttGGTTAGACCTGAAGTGCTGAGACTGAGCAGATCTGGAGAGCATAAATACTCCATGAAAGAGGAACTCAGTCAGGCGAATCTGATGAGGAGGTGCCAAGATAAACCAAAACAGGCCAATCAGGAGGGAAGGATTGTGGTGAGACTGTCCAAATAGAGTAAACTTGGAGTAAAGGGGTGAACCTTCCcactaaaacaacaacagcagctcatCCAGGGAGTCACTAAAGAACCCAGATGAACATCCaaggaactgcaggcctcactcaGTTTAgatcatttcagtttttatgaTTCCACTATTTGAAAGAGACTGTGGAGAGAAAAACACTAACtctaaagaaacaaaacactcTGTTAAGGATGAAACAAACCCTATGAAATCCTTTTATATCCGGTGTAAAGCTAATTCagcattccacaataagaacatCATTccaacagtgaagcatggtggtggtagtgtgagtTACATGAAATTAGAGTAAATAAGGAATACTTTTTGTGTTTCTATAGAAGTAATGATTATTGTCTACTTTTACTTGTCTTTTTTGCTAATTTTGTTGTTTCTTCCTTGTTTTAAATTGCATTCTGCACTAATAGCTGATCACATGACTATCAGATGTCTGCACGGAAATATTGATTGTCTGTGTCTCCAATAGATGCACCAATGTTTGGTCATGTGTTTTCCTCACTTACATCGGGATGTCTTTTGCAGGTGTGCTCTGACTTGTATTTGACATGGTGCTTAGCAGTTGAACAAACAGCTGAAAGAAAAGGGTTTTCCAGTTGTGCCAACACTGATATAGTGTGATGGGAATCTCCCTGAcagaaaaattattttaaataatcagcCTGAGATCACCAATGTCTTTGAAGTCTATATTCTTGCAGAAAGGGAGCAGTTACACAACGAACATAGTCTACATTGAGAACATTGAGCCAACACCTACTATTACCTCGTGATGAGCCAGGGTGTTTGTCATGCTTCCCTTTTGGCCCCCCCTCAGCTCCTCCTGTCGTAGTATATCATAAGAACAATGCAGCATCTCATCTGTATCCTTGTCTTACTATGTCAAAGAAGGAGAAGTGCAGTGGTAGGCCAGGGGTGAAACAAAGGAATAGTGCACTGGTAGGCCAGGGGTGAAACAAAGGAGAAGTGCAGTGGTAGGCCAGGGGTGAAACAAAGGAGAAGTGCAGTGGTAGGCCAGGGGTGAAACAAAGGAGAAGTGCAGTGGTAGGCCAGGGGTGAAACAAAGGAGAAGTGCAGTGGTAGGCCAGGGGTGAAACAAAGGAGAAGTGCAGTGGTAGGCCAGGGGTGAAACAAAGGAGAAGTGCAGTGGTAGGCCAGGGGTGAAACAAAGGAGAAGTGCAGTGGTAGGCCAGGGGTGAAACAAAGGAGAAGTGCAGTGGTAGGCCAGGGGTGAAACAAAGGAGAAGTGCAGTGGTAGGCCAGGGGTGAAACAAAGGAGAAGTGCAGTGGTAGGCCAGGGGTGAAACAAAGGAGAAGTGCAGTGGTAGGCCAGGGGTGAAACAAAGGAGTGTACGGCGAGGATAGGGGTGCATTAAAGATCATTATACTATTGTTAGTAAGTGGTTACAACATTGATATGATAGTGATCATTGACTTAGAGTATAATGCTGATTTTTCGAACACTCCCCATTAACATAAGTGGTTAAATTCCTGGTTTGGATCCCCACAGAGCCACACCTGTCCCCTGAATATACATCATACCTTTGACCCCATTAAataagattttagccacatgcatttacatttagtaGTCAAATGTGTCTGCAGTTATTCACACTGCAATTGTTAAATGAATTGATTGCTGTGAGGGATGGAAAATGCAAATCCTCGCATTAAGCAGCAACCAATTACTACTGTTTTATCTGCTCGGCCTCCTCGTCTGCAGTTCATTTTGTGTCTGTCCGTATTCCTATTAAACATCTCATTTCGTCTGGTCCCAAACATGAGCATCATCCATGCTTATCTTCCTTGCGGACTCAGATCACAGCTCGTGTGATAACTAACTGAGCTGAaggtttaatacatttttaaaacagtgatCTGACAGTTACTGAAGCTTCAGCTAGATTAGGTAAGAAGCTGAGCTTTTCCTGTAAGAACCTCAGGCAGCCGAGTGAGTTTAACTTCCATCTGATGTTTTTGAGCTTCTTCTGTTCCAAAAGGATAAACTGGACTTGAATATTGATGAGGTGCTTGAAATTTACTACAGATAGCTCATgtatttaacaaaaacaaagatgagtgcagtgaggaggaaaaaggaagagaaaaattTGACTACACTTTCTGAAGtaataatgcaaataaacaacaataccCATAATTCAATGACCTTAAACCAAATCAACCAAAAGTGGTAAGCACCTGAAgtatcatggcttctgctggttgcttcgtctgctcagagtgtggccTGTTTAGCCTaacgcccttttccgcctctagTGATAATGACAGTGGCTATGTTTgtgctaagtgccagctagttagctctCTGGCGGAGAAGGTGGACCAGCTAGAGCTGCGTATCCGGGGATTATTAAGGGATAGGCAGCCAGAGGCAGCGTTAGCAGCTCCGGGtaccctagggagagttagcaccccctcgactccggcgtcagagccctcacagcggggcgaatgggtggcgactcggcggtctagccggaaagctaaggGTAATGTTAACGCtcaggccaaagctagcccaccaGAACACCACGCTCCTCCAATTgacgtgtcaaacaggtttgcccggctcagtgaagcacccactgtgaagcctgttaaaagcactctggtcatATGAGACTCGATTGTTCGACACGTGAAGTTAGCTACTCCGTTAGGGGTGCCAGCGGTTACAGTTAGATgtttatcgggagccagagtgccattagtggcaaccttagactcttagctgataagagatattcAAGGATAGTCATTAACGTAGGGGTCTTTTAGTTTAGTCttttagtcttttagttagtcgccAGAGTAGTGTAAAtagctgctgacagtccagagccgggaccacaCCGCAGACAGtcaggctaaaccgaccgtctgcgatccACCTTGAGGCATCACCCAAGATCAACTTTATAGAGTCTTTGCcccaaattaaaactaaatttaatcatagaaaaactcaatcagtccgtttaaataacctaatcaacatatatccatgttctgatgatagcaTTAACACCCAGGAcctaaaacttggactactcaatataagatcattaaactctaaagcagtcgtcatgaatgaaattataagcgatcataaattttactttttttgtctcACTGAaacgggttagaccagatgaatattcagctttaaatgaagccacgcctgcaggctataattatgcatttaggccaagattatcaggtgagggaggtggagtctgtataatataccaaaatactctcgatattagtcagaaactaTGTGACACCTTCACTTCTtttgaggtcctctctattcacgtcacaaatccggtcacaaaaaagaaggcgttttcattatttaacatttacaggccaccagggggcgactctgaatttataaaataatttagtgacttcgctgcaaacctggctgtgtgcaactGTTAGGTATAATGGTAATAagaccattacctaatttcatatgagctacgacttagccataatatatatacgtcccatcgttattcaacaaagcgctcaataaaaccttctaccgccctacaatttatagaaaatcttctagagttatcaaccccagtctccactgcatcagatccaatggaactagatttactaaccgattatttagaaaataccttacgatccattttagaaaatgtggccccacttaaaataaaaagaataaggcagaaaaagccccgTGGTATAACGATAAAAcctggaccttaaaacaaacagctcggaaattagagcaggaatggcgtcaaaccaaactggaagtgttccgctctgcctggaaggactgGAAGGACTGCCTTATAGaggatagaaatgctctcactgaagctcgctcagcatatctggcctcgctgatcgagagaAATAAGTATAGTCctagttctgtttaatgtgatttccccaaatcacacaaaatcaggcaggt containing:
- the LOC108413449 gene encoding fish-egg lectin-like produces the protein MERTAVVFVLLSFCFTSLALECRVVPGSLKQLDVGNGQVFGVSSNNQIYTLYSTGWIQVPGSLKHVSVGPAGVWGVDSNNYIYKLVGGHWVIFPGLLKQVDAGGMISPAGVNMNDDIFCLTGGSSWINIPGKLKYYSCGPYSCWGVNGADNIYIMKDVTPTTCAGSLNWEQISGGLSMIEVSTDGKVFGVSSIGEVYQRDGVSPSNPAGTGWRQVPSPQKIKHVSYDNGHLWLIGRDDRIMDCTE